Proteins encoded together in one Passer domesticus isolate bPasDom1 chromosome 6, bPasDom1.hap1, whole genome shotgun sequence window:
- the LOC135301996 gene encoding inositol 1,4,5-trisphosphate receptor-interacting protein-like 1 yields MEPMVFLFMLLKSLIQYPQHVADALDEETRLRMEERAKHLEWERIHLEQEVEQLTQEQLKQVQLLQLLAVAVLLALLLVLWLIGWKNSLSREEDEQDNRGADEEEAGNVAANEEDNVGNEDVNEAAVAENNNDVANDVQEEEEDDFDDFLGEVVMERIQWPVQDLQRGCEWITDLMDNYTMYFGHVLANSFYPVLQRAIGVGSAFEGWSPREQDVVYSVLIPMTPPRGHSFHLELDSEEQRHVRNFRVRVQLECTCSREQQPEDMLCFLHHPEEELSSNQDPSLLDTLCTGSYLDVQKTARWFYQLVRAVWPALPQSHNWHLRLMPSTRSCQFQVSYGQESFRIELFFGVRRGDSAIFVCSQPREAYTASTTWPESYAVAEVEFFKHIARQAPPDSLHLKCLQFFTRLPLGFSFSTYTMKTIVMHLLNITPVSEWRRRDLVVRLLDIINSLHLCLRAKCLHHFIVGNQRLPQDINLPADVQRAEPYNLLQHLAQQPAAHAHALYEYHILYKWFRRILLAEDLPDEGEELWL; encoded by the coding sequence ATGGAGCCCATGGTATTCCTTTTCATGCTCTTGAAAAGCCTCATCCAGTACCCACAGCACGTGGCTGACGCTTTGGATGAGGAAACACGTCTGCGCATGGAAGAGCGTGCAAAGCATCTGGAATGGGAGAGGATTCatctggagcaggaggtggaacagctcacccaggagcagctgaagcaggTGCAGCTCTTGCAGCTTTTAGCTGTTGCTGTGCTCCTGGCCCTTCTCTTGGTCCTCTGGTTGATTGGGTGGAAAAACAGcctgagcagagaggaggaTGAACAAGACAACCGTGGGGCAGATGAAGAGGAAGCGGGCAATGTGGCGGCAAACGAAGAAGATAACGTTGGCAATGAAGATGTCAATGAGGCTGCAGTTGCGGAAAACAACAACGATGTTGCAAATGATgtccaagaagaagaagaggatgaTTTTGacgatttccttggagaagttGTAATGGAGCGCATCCAGTGGCCTGTACAGgacctgcagagaggctgtgagtGGATAACTGACCTCATGGATAATTATACCATGTACTTTGGCCATGTTTTGGCCAACAGTTTCTACCCGGTCCTGCAACGAGCcatcggggtgggcagtgcctttgAAGGCTGGAGTCCCCGTGAGCAGGATGTCGTCTACAGCGTGCTCATCCCCATGACTCCTCCCCGGGGCCACAGCTTCCACCTGGAGCTGGACAGTGAAGAGCAGAGGCACGTCAGGAACTTCCGTGTCCGCGTGCAGCTGGagtgcacctgcagcagggagcagcagcctgaggacatgctgtgcttcctgcaccaccccgaggaggagctgagcagcaatcaggatcccagcctcctAGACACCCTGTGCACCGGCTCCTACCTCGACGTGCAGAAAACTGCCCGCTGGTTTTACCAGCTGGTGAGAGCAGtctggccagctctgcctcagtcACACAACTGGCATTTAAGGCTGATGCCCTCCACACGCTCCTGCCAATTCCAGGTGTCCTACGGGCAGGAAAGCTTCAGGATTGAGCTGTTCTTCGGCGTGCGGAGAGGTGACTCAGCCATCTTTGTGTGCAGCCAGCCTAGAGAGGCctacacagcaagcacaacctGGCCCGAGTCCTACGCTGTGGCAGAGGTTGAGTTCTTCAAGCACATTGCCAGGCAGGCCCCCCCTGACAGCCTGCACCTCAAATGCCTGCAGTTCTTCACCCGTCTTCCTCTGGGCTTCAGCTTTTCCACctacaccatgaagaccatTGTCATGCACCTGCTCAACATCACACCCGTCTCAGAGTGGCGCAGGAGAGATCTCGTGGTACGACTGCTGGATATCATCAACAGCCTGCACTTATGTCTGCGAGCAAAATGCCTCCACCACTTCATTGTGGGCAACCAGAGGCTTCCTCAGGACATCAACTTACCCGCAGATGTCCAAAGAGCTGAGCCAtacaatctcctccagcacctggccCAGCAACCGGCTGCCCACGCCCATGCGCTCTATGAGTACCACATTCTCTACAAGTGGTTCAGAAGAATCCTTCTTGCTGAGGATTTACCGGATGAAGGGGAAGAGTTAtggctctga